A DNA window from Paramormyrops kingsleyae isolate MSU_618 chromosome 10, PKINGS_0.4, whole genome shotgun sequence contains the following coding sequences:
- the nkx2.5 gene encoding homeobox protein Nkx-2.5, with the protein MFSSSLTSTPFSVRDILNLEQNQDEMSSLEISPRLESAVPTSSCMLAKFKQEPVTEMQAGASVFSEDVPDLKGSKISSLNFTATFYGKNFLDMDIIKEARADNILEEKETKDEQSDDLKTEDTERPRQRKRRKPRVLFSQAQVYELERRFKQQKYLSAPERDHLAGVLKLTSTQVKIWFQNRRYKCKRQRQDQTLEMVAIPPPRRISVPVLVRDGKPCVGDTSAYSSSYNVGMNHYAYNTYPHFANYPNPGCNTNYACNYATGTMPAIQSPPGSSNYMNISVAELSNVQTQFQSSNGVSSLHGIRAW; encoded by the exons ATGTTCTCCAGCTCCCTGACGTCCACTCCTTTCTCAGTAAGGGATATATTGAATCTGGAGCAGAACCAAGACGAGATGTCCTCTTTGGAAATATCACCACGGCTAGAGAGCGCGGTCCCGACTTCGTCATGTATGCTGGCGAAGTTCAAACAAGAGCCTGTGACGGAGATGCAGGCCGGGGCCTCCGTGTTTAGCGAAGACGTGCCCGATCTTAAGGGCAGCAAAATCTCTTCTCTTAACTTCACTGCTACCTTTTATGGAAAGAATTTCCTGGATATGGACATCATCAAAGAGGCACGGGCGGACAACATATTAGaggaaaaggaaacaaaag ACGAACAGAGTGACGACTTAAAGACCGAGGACACGGAGCGACCGAGACAGAGGAAGAGGCGCAAGCCGCGCGTGCTCTTCTCTCAGGCGCAGGTTTACGAGCTGGAGAGGCGCTTTAAACAGCAGAAGTACCTTTCGGCCCCGGAGAGAGACCACCTAGCCGGCGTGCTTAAACTCACGTCAACCCAGGTGAAAATATGGTTCCAAAACCGCCGTTACAAGTGCAAGAGACAGCGCCAAGACCAGACTCTGGAGATGGTGGCCATCCCGCCACCAAGGCGCATATCGGTTCCGGTCCTGGTTCGGGACGGAAAGCCCTGTGTGGGTGATACATCTGCTTACAGTTCTTCCTACAACGTGGGCATGAACCACTACGCGTACAACACGTACCCGCACTTCGCTAATTACCCAAATCCCGGTTGCAACACAAACTACGCCTGTAATTACGCCACAGGAACCATGCCGGCAATCCAGTCACCACCAGGAAGCAGTAACTACATGAACATCAGCGTGGCTGAGCTCAGTAACGTCCAGACCCAGTTCCAGTCGAGCAACGGAGTCTCTTCCCTGCATGGTATAAGAGCCTGGTGA